A single window of Candidatus Omnitrophota bacterium DNA harbors:
- a CDS encoding GatB/YqeY domain-containing protein, translating into MIGKRIDNDIKEAMRNKDSIKLTTLRMLKAAIKNVMIQKKASLLEDADVFQIIARQIKQHKDSIESFSKGQREDLADKERQELKVLQSYLPKQLSDQEITAIVKQAIVETNAQGRPDMGKVMKLVLEKTRGRSDAKLISEIVVKELEA; encoded by the coding sequence GTGATCGGGAAAAGAATCGATAATGACATAAAAGAAGCGATGAGAAATAAAGATTCTATCAAATTAACTACCCTTAGGATGTTGAAGGCCGCGATTAAGAATGTGATGATCCAAAAGAAAGCCAGTTTACTTGAAGATGCCGATGTATTTCAGATAATAGCCCGGCAGATAAAACAGCATAAAGATTCGATTGAAAGTTTTTCCAAAGGACAGAGGGAAGACCTGGCAGACAAGGAAAGGCAGGAATTGAAGGTTCTACAGTCTTATCTTCCCAAACAGCTCTCTGACCAGGAAATTACAGCTATTGTTAAACAAGCCATAGTCGAGACAAATGCTCAAGGCAGGCCTGATATGGGTAAGGTAATGAAGCTGGTTTTAGAAAAAACCAGGGGCAGATCAGATGCCAAGCTGATTTCGGAAATAGTGGTGAAAGAACTTGAGGCTTGA